One genomic segment of Candidatus Equadaptatus faecalis includes these proteins:
- a CDS encoding ABC transporter ATP-binding protein, with amino-acid sequence MALVEVKDIRKSFMLGEDQIEILHGVNLSVERGEFVAMMGPSGSGKSTTMNILACLDTPTSGTYILDGQNVEHLDSDQLAEIRNAKIGFVFQGFNLLKKTSALENVELPLLYAGIEKEERRKRAKQVLTDMGLEDRIYHEPTQLSGGQQQRVAIARGIVNKAPILMADEPTGNLDTKTSDEIMALFCELNEKDGITIILVTHEPDVAAYAKRILHFRDGVIMDDIINTERRAWK; translated from the coding sequence GGCTCTTGTTGAAGTAAAAGACATAAGAAAAAGCTTTATGCTCGGCGAAGACCAGATTGAAATTCTGCACGGTGTCAACCTCAGCGTGGAACGCGGCGAATTTGTCGCAATGATGGGGCCTTCGGGCAGCGGAAAATCAACGACGATGAACATACTGGCCTGTCTTGACACTCCAACCTCAGGCACCTACATACTTGACGGGCAGAACGTGGAACATCTTGATTCCGACCAGCTTGCCGAAATACGCAACGCCAAAATAGGCTTCGTCTTTCAAGGCTTTAACCTGCTGAAAAAAACCAGCGCGCTTGAAAACGTGGAACTTCCGCTGCTTTACGCCGGAATTGAAAAAGAAGAACGCAGAAAACGCGCAAAACAGGTGCTTACGGACATGGGGCTGGAAGACAGGATATACCACGAACCGACGCAGCTCTCCGGCGGACAGCAGCAGCGTGTGGCAATAGCGCGCGGAATAGTCAACAAGGCACCCATACTTATGGCTGACGAACCTACAGGAAACCTTGACACCAAAACCAGCGATGAAATTATGGCGCTCTTCTGCGAACTCAACGAAAAAGACGGCATAACGATAATACTCGTAACGCATGAGCCCGACGTTGCGGCATACGCCAAACGCATACTCCATTTCCGCGACGGAGTCATAATGGACGACATAATAAACACAGAGAGGAGGGCATGGAAATGA
- a CDS encoding ABC transporter permease encodes MIAGEEILRSALKSLRRNKSSSMLTTLGITIGVGAVIAAFAIGQGANKMIDEQIAAFGSNFIMVFSQRSGSSSQGSIRYITIDDANAIEQNVSGIDALAPLVNASVTVIYGNTNWATSLVGSNANYSYVQSREIAKGRDIYDSDVRQGTKVAVIGQTVAEKLFGEENPLGRSIRVNKIPFTIVGIYEKKGQSQMGSDQDDIILIPITTAQKRIVRIRGSVNRIQSIYIQGVSMEALDYIQAETEALLRELHKIGKGEPDDFSVRNISQMLEARKKTTSIMSMLLAAIAFISLVVGGIGIMNIMLVSVTERTKEIGVRMAVGAKMSDIRTQFLLEAVVLSNIGGFLGILCGIAAGFGLATLTQAPPIFSIASILLAWIFSGMVGVGFGYYPAYKASLLNPIDALKYE; translated from the coding sequence ATGATAGCCGGAGAAGAAATACTTCGAAGCGCTCTTAAATCGCTGCGCAGAAACAAATCAAGCTCCATGCTCACCACGCTCGGAATAACGATAGGTGTTGGGGCGGTTATAGCCGCTTTTGCAATCGGACAGGGCGCCAACAAAATGATAGACGAACAGATAGCCGCCTTCGGAAGCAACTTCATCATGGTATTTTCGCAGCGTTCAGGCAGTTCCTCACAAGGCAGCATACGCTACATCACCATTGACGACGCAAATGCCATTGAGCAAAACGTGTCAGGAATAGACGCGCTTGCCCCGCTTGTCAATGCTTCCGTAACGGTTATATACGGCAACACGAACTGGGCAACCTCGTTAGTAGGCAGCAACGCAAACTACTCTTACGTGCAGAGCCGTGAAATAGCAAAGGGACGTGACATATACGACAGCGACGTGCGTCAGGGAACAAAAGTTGCTGTCATAGGGCAGACCGTTGCGGAAAAACTGTTCGGAGAAGAAAATCCTCTTGGCAGAAGCATACGCGTCAACAAAATACCGTTCACAATAGTCGGTATATACGAGAAAAAAGGACAGTCGCAAATGGGCAGCGACCAGGACGACATAATACTGATTCCCATTACCACAGCGCAGAAAAGAATTGTCAGAATTCGCGGCAGCGTGAACAGAATACAGAGCATCTACATACAGGGCGTATCCATGGAAGCGCTTGACTATATTCAGGCTGAAACAGAGGCGCTGCTCCGTGAACTGCACAAAATTGGGAAAGGCGAACCTGACGACTTCTCGGTGCGCAACATATCGCAAATGCTTGAAGCGCGCAAAAAAACGACCTCAATAATGTCCATGCTGCTGGCGGCGATAGCCTTTATCTCGCTTGTCGTCGGCGGTATAGGAATTATGAACATAATGCTGGTATCCGTAACGGAACGCACGAAAGAAATCGGCGTGCGAATGGCGGTAGGCGCAAAAATGAGCGACATACGCACGCAGTTCCTTCTCGAAGCAGTTGTGCTCTCGAACATAGGAGGTTTTCTCGGAATACTCTGCGGAATAGCAGCGGGTTTCGGGCTTGCCACCCTCACGCAGGCGCCGCCGATATTCTCAATCGCTTCCATACTGCTTGCATGGATATTCTCAGGCATGGTCGGTGTCGGCTTCGGCTACTATCCGGCGTACAAAGCCTCGCTCTTAAACCCGATAGACGCGCTGAAATACGAATAG